One Mycolicibacterium fortuitum subsp. fortuitum genomic window carries:
- a CDS encoding helix-turn-helix domain-containing protein: MTVEVQPNGRDRLRELLDAVVDDANSGVGDMARSSYTSEFHFSREVRRLTGEPPAALRRRIMLERAAWRLQQGFGVAEVADAEGWSSAEVFSRAFRRAFGVPPSRADDVAFRLTAPNGVHFHPPQALWCDADPAEAAGPDIAQFMLVHDVADTEYLIGAAAGLSEQQWAQDISPGQVVLDWDGPEPSVAAVLGAIVWTKEVWLATIEGRDFPSRETTGRATAEQLGAHHADIGKRWTTLISEYSAAGRLGDTVIDALCDPPESFQLYGIVAHVLTFSAHRRALARSMLTRHGVEVDRGDPLEWMRRD, translated from the coding sequence GTGACCGTGGAGGTTCAACCGAACGGACGTGACCGGCTGCGGGAGCTGCTCGACGCCGTCGTGGACGACGCGAATTCGGGCGTCGGTGACATGGCGCGCAGCAGTTACACGTCTGAGTTTCACTTCTCCCGTGAGGTGCGCAGGCTCACCGGCGAGCCACCCGCGGCGCTGCGCCGCAGGATCATGCTCGAACGCGCGGCATGGCGGCTACAGCAGGGTTTCGGGGTGGCCGAGGTGGCGGACGCCGAGGGGTGGTCCTCTGCGGAGGTTTTCTCCAGGGCGTTCCGCCGTGCGTTCGGGGTCCCGCCGTCCCGCGCGGATGATGTCGCGTTCCGCTTGACTGCCCCCAACGGCGTGCACTTCCATCCGCCGCAGGCTCTGTGGTGTGACGCCGATCCGGCTGAGGCGGCGGGTCCGGATATCGCGCAGTTCATGCTGGTGCACGACGTCGCCGACACCGAGTATCTGATCGGCGCCGCCGCCGGGCTCTCTGAACAGCAATGGGCGCAGGATATTTCGCCCGGGCAGGTGGTCCTGGACTGGGACGGTCCGGAGCCCAGTGTCGCCGCGGTACTGGGAGCGATCGTGTGGACCAAAGAGGTCTGGCTCGCCACCATCGAGGGTCGGGATTTCCCCTCTCGAGAAACCACCGGTCGAGCCACCGCCGAGCAGCTCGGTGCGCATCACGCCGACATCGGAAAGCGCTGGACCACACTGATATCCGAGTACTCGGCAGCGGGCCGGCTGGGCGACACCGTGATCGACGCACTGTGCGATCCGCCGGAATCCTTTCAGCTGTACGGCATCGTCGCGCACGTTCTGACCTTCTCGGCGCACCGGCGCGCGCTCGCACGCAGCATGTTGACCCGCCACGGCGTCGAAGTCGACCGGGGTGACCCACTGGAATGGATGAGGAGGGACTGA
- a CDS encoding dihydrofolate reductase family protein — protein sequence MKTVYYTASSLDGFIVDREGSLDWLLTRNIDQQGAFGYDVFIKAIGALVMGAATYEWIVKNHPDEWMYEQPTWVLTHRPQIIASEHPVQVFSGDVGELHTELSAAAAGKDVWVVGGGEVAAQFVTAGLIDEMIVSYAPCSLGAGSPVLPARSEWVLAESAPNGDFVCARWVRAPAG from the coding sequence GTGAAGACCGTGTACTACACCGCATCGAGCCTGGACGGATTCATCGTCGACCGCGAGGGCAGCCTGGATTGGCTGCTCACGCGGAACATCGACCAGCAGGGCGCGTTCGGCTATGACGTATTCATCAAGGCCATCGGCGCTCTGGTGATGGGCGCGGCGACGTACGAGTGGATCGTGAAGAACCACCCCGACGAGTGGATGTACGAGCAGCCGACATGGGTGCTTACCCACCGGCCGCAGATCATCGCCTCCGAACATCCGGTGCAGGTGTTCTCCGGGGATGTCGGCGAGCTGCACACCGAGCTCTCGGCGGCCGCGGCGGGCAAGGATGTCTGGGTGGTCGGCGGTGGAGAGGTTGCCGCCCAGTTCGTCACGGCCGGGCTGATCGACGAGATGATCGTCAGCTATGCGCCGTGCTCGTTGGGAGCGGGGTCGCCGGTGTTGCCGGCTCGTTCCGAATGGGTGCTGGCCGAGTCCGCGCCCAACGGCGATTTCGTGTGTGCGCGGTGGGTCAGGGCGCCGGCCGGCTGA
- a CDS encoding TetR/AcrR family transcriptional regulator — MTGSPDAATKPRNKRGSTRARMLGSAVEVLRERGAVGVTIDEVLARSGAPRGSVYHHFPGGRRQILIEALQSAADTIGSVIGAETSDSAWDLVHRFVAFWERVLTGSDFTAGCPVVAVAIAAPDEEPDLTAAAAAIFDRWRAALTAAFAADGFDESDASSLAVMCIAALEGAVVLCRSSRSVEPIHDVARQLEFLIKSREFVLRNGVPRLSRPAP; from the coding sequence ATGACCGGGTCGCCTGACGCCGCCACGAAGCCGCGCAACAAGCGTGGCTCAACCCGCGCCCGCATGCTCGGCAGCGCGGTCGAGGTCCTGCGTGAGCGGGGCGCGGTCGGCGTCACCATCGACGAGGTACTCGCCCGCAGCGGCGCACCCCGCGGCTCGGTTTATCACCACTTCCCCGGCGGCCGTCGCCAGATCCTGATCGAGGCACTGCAGTCTGCCGCGGACACCATCGGCAGCGTCATCGGCGCCGAAACGTCGGACAGTGCATGGGATCTGGTGCACCGATTCGTCGCGTTCTGGGAGCGGGTGCTCACCGGCAGTGATTTCACCGCGGGTTGTCCGGTCGTCGCGGTGGCCATCGCCGCTCCGGACGAGGAGCCTGATCTCACTGCGGCAGCCGCAGCCATCTTCGACCGCTGGCGCGCCGCCCTGACCGCCGCGTTCGCCGCCGACGGCTTCGACGAATCCGATGCGTCCTCGCTGGCGGTGATGTGTATCGCCGCCTTGGAAGGCGCCGTGGTGCTGTGCCGCTCGTCCCGATCGGTGGAACCAATACACGATGTCGCCAGGCAACTCGAATTCCTGATCAAGTCAAGGGAATTCGTGCTGCGCAACGGCGTCCCCCGGCTCAGCCGGCCGGCGCCCTGA
- a CDS encoding crotonase/enoyl-CoA hydratase family protein → MTLDLALDTVTLHRDDHVLLIGLNRPEKRNAFNVAMLTDLSLAYGLLESDEDLRVGVLFAHGDHFTAGLDLVDVAPYVASGQLQTPEGGRDPWRLDGDWTKPIVAAAQGRCLTLGIELLLAADVRVAAEDTRFAQIEVLRGIYPFGGATLRLPRQTGWGNAMRWLLTGDEFDATEAYRIGLIQEVAPDADAALTRACAIAHTIADRAAPLGVRATLASAHTAHREGDAAAIARLRPVVAELFGTADAAEGVQSFIERREANFQGR, encoded by the coding sequence ATGACGCTCGATCTAGCCCTCGACACCGTGACGCTGCATCGGGACGACCACGTCCTGCTGATCGGACTCAACCGTCCGGAGAAACGCAACGCGTTCAACGTCGCGATGCTCACCGATCTCTCGCTCGCCTACGGGTTGCTCGAATCCGACGAGGACCTGCGCGTGGGGGTGCTGTTCGCCCACGGTGACCACTTCACCGCCGGCCTCGATCTCGTCGACGTCGCGCCGTATGTGGCCAGTGGCCAGTTGCAGACCCCTGAGGGCGGACGCGATCCGTGGCGCCTCGACGGTGACTGGACGAAGCCGATCGTCGCCGCGGCCCAGGGTCGGTGCCTGACCCTCGGAATCGAACTGCTCTTGGCCGCCGACGTCCGGGTCGCGGCGGAAGACACCCGGTTCGCCCAGATCGAGGTGCTGCGCGGCATCTACCCGTTCGGCGGTGCCACCTTGCGGCTGCCGCGCCAGACGGGCTGGGGTAATGCCATGCGATGGCTGCTGACCGGGGACGAGTTCGACGCCACCGAGGCCTACCGCATCGGCCTGATCCAGGAAGTCGCGCCCGATGCCGATGCGGCCCTGACCCGGGCCTGCGCGATCGCGCACACTATTGCCGATCGCGCCGCACCGCTCGGGGTCCGGGCCACGCTGGCCTCGGCGCACACCGCTCACCGCGAAGGGGATGCTGCCGCGATCGCGCGACTGCGTCCGGTGGTGGCCGAACTGTTCGGTACCGCCGATGCCGCCGAAGGCGTTCAGTCGTTCATCGAACGCCGCGAAGCCAACTTCCAGGGCCGCTGA
- a CDS encoding aldehyde dehydrogenase: protein MTQTSSAAPAVTRTEFDKLFIGGQWVEPSTSEVIEVFSPATGEKVGQVPLAAEADVNAACAAARKAFDEGPWPHMSPEERQAVLAKAVELINERAEEFKHLLKLETGQPPTIVDMMQFGAGVSSLQYYAGAADKYDWKDIRDGIYGQTLVIKEAIGVVGAVIAWNVPFFLACNKLGPALLAGCTVVLKPAGETPLTTNLFAEVLAEAGLPEGVLSVVPGGPETGRALTANPELDKFTFTGSSGVGKEIGKIAAEKLKPCTLELGGKSAAIILEDADVDSTLPMLVFSGLMNCGQACVGQTRILAPRSRYDEIVEKLSAAVAAMPVGLPDDPASMIGPLISEKQRDRVEGYIKKGVEEGARIVTGGGRPEGLDSGWFVQPTVFADVDNSMTIAQEEIFGPVLVVIPFDDEEDAVRIANDSPYGLAGSVYTTDFPKAIEIASKIRTGTYAVNMYAFDPGAPFGGYKNSGIGRENGPEGIDAYTQAKSVLLPFGYTPE, encoded by the coding sequence ATGACACAAACTTCGTCAGCCGCGCCAGCTGTGACCAGGACGGAATTCGACAAGCTGTTCATCGGTGGCCAGTGGGTCGAGCCCTCGACCTCCGAGGTCATCGAGGTCTTCTCCCCTGCGACGGGCGAGAAGGTCGGCCAGGTGCCGCTGGCCGCCGAGGCCGATGTCAACGCCGCGTGCGCGGCGGCCCGCAAAGCGTTCGACGAGGGTCCCTGGCCCCACATGTCGCCCGAAGAGCGCCAGGCCGTGCTGGCCAAGGCCGTCGAGCTCATCAACGAGCGGGCCGAGGAGTTCAAGCACCTGCTGAAGCTGGAGACCGGCCAGCCCCCGACCATCGTCGACATGATGCAGTTCGGCGCCGGTGTGTCGAGCCTGCAGTACTACGCCGGCGCAGCCGACAAGTACGACTGGAAAGACATCCGCGACGGCATCTACGGCCAGACCCTGGTGATCAAGGAGGCGATCGGCGTCGTCGGCGCCGTCATCGCCTGGAACGTGCCGTTCTTCCTGGCGTGCAACAAGCTGGGCCCGGCCCTGCTCGCCGGCTGCACCGTGGTGCTCAAGCCTGCCGGTGAGACCCCGCTGACCACCAACCTGTTCGCCGAGGTGCTCGCCGAGGCCGGTCTGCCCGAAGGTGTGCTCTCGGTCGTGCCCGGTGGCCCCGAGACAGGTCGCGCCCTGACCGCCAACCCCGAACTGGACAAGTTCACCTTCACCGGCTCCAGCGGCGTCGGCAAGGAGATCGGCAAGATTGCCGCCGAGAAGCTCAAGCCGTGCACGCTCGAGCTCGGCGGCAAGTCCGCGGCGATCATCCTCGAGGATGCCGACGTGGACTCCACCTTGCCGATGCTGGTGTTCTCCGGCCTGATGAACTGTGGGCAGGCCTGTGTGGGTCAGACCCGCATCCTGGCGCCGCGGTCGCGCTACGACGAGATCGTCGAAAAGCTCTCGGCCGCCGTCGCGGCCATGCCGGTCGGCCTGCCCGACGATCCTGCCTCGATGATCGGCCCGCTGATCTCGGAGAAGCAGCGTGACCGGGTCGAGGGCTACATCAAGAAGGGCGTCGAGGAGGGTGCGCGCATCGTCACCGGCGGCGGCCGCCCCGAGGGCCTGGATTCGGGCTGGTTCGTGCAGCCGACCGTGTTCGCCGATGTCGACAACTCGATGACCATCGCGCAGGAGGAGATCTTCGGACCGGTGCTCGTCGTGATCCCGTTCGACGACGAGGAAGACGCGGTGCGGATCGCCAACGATTCGCCGTACGGCCTGGCCGGCAGCGTCTACACCACGGACTTCCCGAAGGCCATCGAGATCGCCTCGAAGATCCGTACCGGCACCTACGCGGTGAACATGTACGCCTTCGATCCAGGCGCTCCGTTCGGCGGATACAAGAACTCGGGCATCGGACGCGAGAACGGCCCGGAGGGCATCGACGCCTACACCCAGGCCAAGAGCGTGCTGCTGCCGTTTGGCTACACCCCGGAGTAA
- a CDS encoding class I SAM-dependent methyltransferase, which produces MLSRFARRATLSRSVRLLAQFRFEQSEPARFYGALADDTVAMTTDLWMSATGESTAGRTVLDVGGGPGYFASAFDGAGMRYVGVEPDPAEMHAGPAADATEGTFVRASGMALPFADDSVDICLSSNVAEHVPHPWRLGNEMLRVTKPGGLVVLSYTVWLGPFGGHEMGLTHYLGGVRAAERYTRKHGHRPKNDYGSSLFAVSAADGLQWAASTGALIAAFPRYHPRWAWWITSVPGLREFLVSNLVLVLQPS; this is translated from the coding sequence ATCTTGAGCCGCTTCGCCCGCCGGGCAACCTTGAGCCGGTCGGTCCGCCTGCTCGCTCAATTCCGGTTCGAGCAGAGCGAACCGGCTCGGTTCTACGGCGCATTGGCCGACGACACCGTCGCCATGACCACCGATCTGTGGATGTCGGCGACCGGCGAGAGCACGGCCGGACGCACCGTGCTCGACGTCGGCGGAGGCCCGGGTTACTTCGCCTCGGCATTCGACGGGGCGGGCATGCGCTACGTCGGAGTGGAGCCGGATCCGGCCGAAATGCACGCGGGACCAGCAGCGGACGCGACGGAGGGCACTTTCGTCCGGGCCTCCGGCATGGCTCTGCCCTTCGCCGACGACAGCGTCGACATCTGCCTGTCCTCGAATGTCGCCGAGCATGTACCGCATCCATGGCGACTGGGCAACGAGATGCTGCGGGTGACGAAACCCGGCGGGCTGGTCGTGTTGTCGTACACCGTCTGGCTCGGTCCGTTCGGCGGTCACGAGATGGGGCTGACGCACTATCTGGGCGGGGTCCGCGCGGCCGAGCGGTACACCCGCAAACACGGCCACCGACCCAAGAACGACTACGGCTCGTCGTTGTTCGCCGTGTCAGCCGCCGACGGTCTGCAGTGGGCGGCCAGCACCGGCGCGCTGATCGCTGCATTTCCCCGCTACCACCCACGATGGGCGTGGTGGATAACCTCGGTGCCTGGGTTGCGGGAGTTCCTGGTGAGCAATCTGGTGTTGGTCCTGCAGCCGTCCTGA
- a CDS encoding glycosyltransferase family 4 protein gives MSTRPDSRLRSVLLLCWRDTGHPQGGGSEAYLQRIGACLADEGVHVTLRTARYPGAARREVVDGVQINRAGGPYSVYIWAGLAMVASRVGLGPLRRVRPDVVIDTQNGLPFLARLAFGRRVAVLVHHCHRELWPVAGPMKGRIGWFVESKLSPRLHRRNQYVTVSLPSARDLNELGVDSGRIAVVRNGLDEAPGSTLELPRSTSPRLVVLSRLVPHKQIEDALEAVATLRTEVPGLHLDILGGGWWRQRLVEHAELLGISDSVTFHGHVDEETKHRVLQQSWVHVLPSRKEGWGLAVTEAAQHGVPTIGYRASGGLTDSIVDGVTGLLVEDRDALVAGLRQLLSDPVLRVQLGSKAQARSDEFSWTLSADAMRAVLESVHEGNYVSGLV, from the coding sequence ATGTCTACCCGCCCTGACTCTCGTCTGCGCAGCGTGCTGCTGCTGTGCTGGCGCGACACAGGGCACCCCCAGGGCGGCGGCAGCGAGGCTTATCTACAGCGCATCGGCGCGTGCCTGGCCGACGAAGGTGTCCACGTCACGTTGCGTACCGCCCGGTACCCGGGCGCGGCCCGGCGTGAGGTGGTCGACGGCGTCCAGATCAACCGGGCCGGTGGCCCCTACAGCGTGTACATCTGGGCCGGCCTGGCCATGGTGGCCTCCCGCGTCGGCCTCGGACCGCTGCGCCGGGTCCGGCCCGATGTCGTGATCGACACCCAAAACGGGCTGCCGTTCCTGGCCAGGTTGGCGTTCGGCCGGCGGGTCGCGGTGTTGGTGCACCACTGCCACCGGGAGCTGTGGCCGGTGGCCGGCCCGATGAAGGGCCGGATCGGCTGGTTCGTCGAGTCCAAGCTCTCCCCTCGGCTGCACCGCCGCAACCAGTACGTCACCGTCTCGCTGCCCTCGGCCCGTGATCTCAACGAGCTCGGGGTCGATTCCGGCCGGATCGCGGTGGTGCGCAACGGACTCGACGAGGCGCCCGGCTCGACGCTGGAGTTGCCACGGTCGACCAGTCCGCGCCTGGTGGTGCTGTCCCGGTTGGTGCCGCACAAGCAGATCGAAGACGCCCTTGAGGCGGTCGCGACACTGCGTACCGAGGTGCCCGGGCTGCACCTGGACATCCTCGGCGGCGGCTGGTGGCGGCAGCGACTGGTCGAGCACGCCGAACTACTCGGTATCTCCGATTCGGTGACCTTCCACGGCCACGTCGACGAAGAGACCAAACACCGTGTGTTGCAGCAGAGTTGGGTGCACGTCCTGCCGTCGCGCAAAGAAGGATGGGGGCTCGCGGTCACCGAGGCGGCCCAGCACGGGGTGCCGACCATCGGATATCGGGCGTCCGGCGGGCTGACCGACTCGATCGTCGACGGAGTCACCGGGTTGCTGGTGGAGGACCGCGACGCCCTGGTCGCCGGGCTGCGCCAGTTGTTGAGCGATCCGGTGCTGCGGGTTCAACTGGGCAGCAAGGCGCAGGCCCGCAGCGACGAATTCTCCTGGACGCTCAGCGCGGATGCGATGCGGGCGGTGTTGGAGTCGGTGCACGAGGGCAACTACGTCAGCGGACTGGTGTAG
- a CDS encoding DUF3068 domain-containing protein, translating to MNRAVALRIAACGLMGLGAALLIAALLLTTYTKGKIAKIPLNLDTSLVSDGTATAFDPESLVAEKFSVDRNVPVAMQQQVSVESPSNAEVVTLQVGSTLRRTDRQKDSGLLLAMVDTVTMNRSTALAVSSDNNPGGALQKPRAIEDEKPPTNVALPHEGLTYRFPFDTEKKTYPFFDPIAQKAFDANYDGEEDVNGLTTYRFIQNVGYDSNGKLADPVKYSSLYEDDADSSVTASAAMWGVPGEPDERITMDRFYAAQRTFWVDPVSGTIVKAQDHGYQYYARDKLKPEVTYVDYKVTYNEETVESQVAAAQDERDRVSLWTRVLPITFTALGLLALVGGAVVGSFAIRAEATLIDPGLDTADHGFFNTQGFQVPGAEAKTEKLPAQRPSDLPPDR from the coding sequence TTGAACCGCGCAGTTGCGCTGCGTATAGCGGCATGCGGACTTATGGGGCTGGGCGCCGCCCTGCTCATTGCCGCACTGTTGCTGACCACCTATACCAAGGGCAAGATCGCCAAGATCCCGCTCAACCTGGATACCAGCTTGGTCAGCGATGGCACCGCGACCGCCTTCGATCCGGAATCGCTGGTCGCCGAGAAGTTCTCTGTGGACCGCAACGTGCCGGTCGCCATGCAGCAACAGGTCAGTGTGGAGTCCCCGTCGAACGCCGAGGTGGTGACGTTGCAGGTGGGCAGCACGCTGCGGCGCACGGACCGGCAGAAGGACTCGGGTCTACTGCTGGCGATGGTGGACACCGTCACGATGAACCGCAGCACCGCGCTGGCGGTGTCCAGCGACAACAACCCGGGCGGGGCTCTGCAGAAGCCACGGGCCATCGAGGACGAGAAACCGCCGACCAACGTCGCGTTGCCGCACGAGGGCCTGACCTACCGGTTCCCGTTCGACACCGAGAAGAAGACCTACCCGTTCTTCGACCCGATCGCGCAGAAGGCATTCGACGCCAATTACGACGGTGAAGAAGACGTCAACGGGCTGACCACCTACCGGTTCATCCAGAACGTCGGCTACGACTCCAACGGCAAGCTGGCCGATCCGGTCAAGTACTCCTCGCTCTACGAGGACGACGCGGACAGTTCGGTCACCGCAAGCGCCGCGATGTGGGGTGTTCCCGGTGAGCCCGACGAGCGGATCACGATGGACCGCTTCTACGCCGCGCAGCGCACCTTCTGGGTCGATCCGGTGTCGGGCACCATCGTCAAGGCACAGGACCACGGCTACCAGTACTACGCGCGGGACAAGCTCAAGCCCGAGGTCACCTACGTCGACTACAAGGTCACCTACAACGAAGAGACCGTGGAGTCGCAGGTCGCCGCCGCCCAGGATGAACGTGACCGCGTCTCACTGTGGACCCGGGTCCTGCCGATCACGTTCACCGCACTGGGCCTGCTGGCGCTCGTCGGCGGCGCGGTCGTGGGTTCGTTCGCAATCCGTGCCGAGGCCACGCTGATCGATCCCGGACTCGACACCGCCGATCACGGCTTCTTCAACACCCAGGGCTTCCAGGTGCCCGGCGCGGAGGCCAAGACCGAGAAGTTGCCCGCTCAGCGCCCGTCCGATCTACCACCGGACCGGTGA